The proteins below come from a single Drosophila miranda strain MSH22 chromosome Y unlocalized genomic scaffold, D.miranda_PacBio2.1 Contig_Y1_pilon, whole genome shotgun sequence genomic window:
- the LOC117191555 gene encoding odorant receptor 98a-like, whose protein sequence is MWRYHKIKELLGRMDKRCINITERLEVHRWVARCNIAYLIYQFMYTAYTLSTFFTAIFSGVVPFHLYNPFIDWRESTLNLWIASVMELIPMNGITFPFYFTCDLLKDDCESLALAIFHSHWRSSSRRYKSSLIYFLHNAQMPISFTAGSIFSISLNTNITVAKLAFSVVTFV, encoded by the exons ATGTGGCGCTACCACAAGATCAAGGAGCTCCTTGGCCGCATGGACAAGCGTTGCATCAACATCACGGAGCGCCTGGAGGTGCATCGCTGGGTGGCACGATGCAACATTGCATATCTCATCTACCAGTTTATGTACACCGCATACACGCTATCGACTTTTTTCACGGCAATCTTTTCGGGAGTCGTGCCATTTCACCTCTACAATCCATTCATTGATTGGCGCGAGAGCACACTGAATCTTTGGATAGCTTCAGTGATGGAATTAATACCCATGAACGGCATA ACGTTTCCCTTCTACTTCACCTGTGACCTCTTGAAGGATGACTGTGAGTCCTTGGCCTTGGCCATATTTCACTCCCACTGGAGGAGCTCAAGTCGCAGATATAAGTCTTCGTTAATTTACTTCCTGCACAATGCCCAGATGCCAATCTCTTTCACCGCCGGATCTATATTCTCCATTAGCTTGAACACTAACATCACC GTTGCCAAGCTGGCCTTTTCGGTGGTTACATTTGTGTAG